The nucleotide window CAGGGTCTGCTGGCGGTCCCACGGGCAGCCGTCCGGCCCGCGCAGTCGCGCCATGATGTCGACGAGCTGCTGGAAGGCCTGACCGGCGTCGAGGGGCATGCGGGCCGTATGGTACCATCGGCGCGTGAGCGAATTTGCCGACGAGCTGGACGAGAATTTCGCCAACCTGATCGTGTACGTCGGACAGATGGCGGCGATGGCCTTCGGCGATCTGCCCGACGGGTCTGGCCAGCGGCCCGATCCGAACATCGAGGCGGCGGGCATGTTCATCGAGATGCTGGGCATGCTGCAGGAAAAGACGCGCGGCAACCTCACCGCCGCGGAGTCGAAGGCGCTCGAAGACCTGCTCTACGATCTGCGCATGCGCTACGTGCAGGTGCAGGGCGGGCAGAAGCGGATCATCGAACCCTGAGCCTCCAGGTCACATTTCTCGGGACCGGCACTTCGCACGGGGTGCCGATGATCGGCTGCGACTGTCCGGTGTGCCGTTCCTCGGATCCGCACGACGCACGGCTGCGACCGTCGATCCTGGTGCGCGCCGGCGACGCCACGGTGCTGGTCGACGCCGGTCCGGATCTGCGGATGCAGGCGCTGCGCCACGGTCTTCGCCGCCTCGACGCGATTCTCTTCACCCATGGCCACGCCGATCACATCCTCGGGATCGACGACGTCCGGCGGTTCAACGCCATTGGCAAGGGGCCGATGCCCTGCTATGCCGACGCCCGCACCCTCGATGAGATCCGCAGGACGTTTCACTATGTCTTCGATCCGGCCACGCCCAAGGGCGGCGGGCTGCCGGCGCTCGACCTGCGGGCGATCGACGGGCCGTTCGCCGTGGCCGGCCTGGGCGTGGAGCCGATTCCTCTGTGGCACGGCCAGCGGCCGATCCTCGGCTTCCGCTTCGGGCCCTTTGCGTATCTGACCGACTGCAACGCGATTGCCGACGAGGCGTGGCCGCAGCTTGAGGGGCTCGATACGGTGGTGATCGACGCGCTGCGCGACCAGCCGCATCCGACCCATTTCTCGCTCGGCGAGGCGATCGAGGCGGCGCGCCGGATCGGCGCCCGGCGCACCTTCTTCACGCACATGTGCCATCATCTGGCGCACGAGGCGACCAACGCGAAATTGCCCGATGGCATGCGGCTCGCCCACGACGGCCTGACGCTGGACCTGTGATCGCCCACTATCCCGAAGATCCGGCGCCGCGCTGGCACGATCCGGTGCTGGCGCTCGGCAATTTCGACGGCCTGCACCGCGGGCACGCCAAGATCATCGACCGGGTGCGCCGCCGGGCCGGCGAGCGCGGCGGCACGCCGGCGGCGATGACGTTCGATCCGCATCCGCCGCGCGTCGTCCGTCCCGACAAGGCTCCGCAGCTCCTGATGACCACTGCGCAGCGCGTCGAGGCGCTCGGCCGGGCGGGGATGCGCGGCGTCGCGATCGTCCGCTTCACCCACGACATGTCGCTCTGGGATCCGGAGACGTTCGTGCGCAACGTGCTGGTCGAGTGGCTGCACGTGGTCGAGGTCTGGGTCGGCGCCAATTTCCTGTTCGGCCACGATCGCGCCGGCACCTTCAGCGTGCTGCGCACGCTCGGGACCCGCTATGGCTTCCGCGCCGAGAAGATCGATCCGGTCCGCTACAAGGACTTCGTCGTCAGCAGCACCAGGGTGCGCCGGCTCGTGTCGGAAGGGCGCGTCGACGAGGCGGGCGCGCTGCTCGGCCACCACTATTTCATCGACGGCACGGTCGTGCGCGGCCAGGCGCGCGGCCGCGAGATCGGCTTTCCGACCGCGAACCTCGACACCGCCAACGAGCTGCTGCCGCCGCACGGCGTCTACGCGACGGTGGCGACCGTCGACGGGATCGCCTGTGCGTCGGTGACGAACGTCGGCGTGCGTCCGACCTTCGGCGACGTCGACCACGTGCTGGTCGAGACGCACCTGCTCGAAGGGGGACGCGATCTCTACGACGCGCGGGTGCGGCTGTCGTTCGTCCAGCGGCTCAGGGACGAACGGCAGTTTGCCGACGTCGACGCGCTGCGCGCCCAGATCGAGGCCGACACCGGTGCGGCGCGCCGGCTGTTCGGGCATATTTCGCTATAGAATTGTCAGGATGGCTGAGTCGACGCGGCGCGTGGATCTGCGCCTGACGATCCCCGCGTCCGCGCCCTGGCGCGAGGTCGCGGTCGAACTGGCGGTCAAGTTCGCCGAGTATGTCAACGCGCCGGCGACGACGACCGCCGCCGTGTCGCAGGCGGTGGTCGCGGCGATGGCACAGCGGGAGCCCCGTTCGGCGATCTCGCTGGTGTTCTCGGCGACCGACGGCGAGGTGACCGTCGCCGTCGATCATGCGAAGAAGTGAACCGTGCGTCTGTACAACACGCTGACCCGTCGTGAAGAGGCGTTCGTCCCGTCTGACGGGCAGACCGTGCGGATGTATACGTGCGGCCTCACCGTCTACGCGCGGGGCCACATCGGCAATTTCCGGACGTTCGTCGCGCTCGACGTGCTGCGCCGCGCCCTCGAGTTCGAGGGCTATCGCGTCGTCCAGGTGCGCAATTTCACCGACGTCGACGACCGTACGATCGTCGAGTCGGTCAAGTCGGGACGGCCGCTGCGCGAATACACGCAGCAGTTCGTCGAGGCGTTCGAACGCGACGCGGCCGCGCTCGGGCTCGAGACGGTCGAGCACTCGCCGCGCGCCACCGACCACATCGAGGCGATGGCCGGCATGATCCGGGCGCTCGAGGCGAACGGCCACACCTACGCCGGCGACGGCTCGATCTATTTCAAGATCTCCACCTTCCCTGACTACGGCAGGCTGGCGCGCCTCGACCACGGTGGCATCAAGGCCGGCGCGCGCGTCGATTCCGACAAGTACGAAAAGGAAGACGCCCGCGACTTCGTGCTGTGGAAGGCCACCAAACCGGGCGAGCCGACGTGGGAGCCTGGCCTGCCGCCCGGGCGGCCCGGCTGGCACATCGAGTGCTCGGCGATGGCCGAAGAGCTGCTCGGGCCGCTGCCGATCGACATCCATGGCGGCGGCGTCGACCTGATCTTCCCGCACCACGAAAACGAGATCGCGCAGGCGGAAGGGGCGACGAAGCAGCAGTTCTCGCGATTCTGGGTGCACGTCGAGCACCTGATGATCGAGACGGACGAGGAGGCTGACGCTGTCCGGAACGAGAAGATGTCGAAGTCGCTCGGCAACGTCTACAACCTCGGGGACGTCGGCGCCCAGGGTTTCCGCCCGTCGACCCTGCGCTACCTCTATCTCGGCACGCACTACCGCAAGCAGCTGAAGTTCTCGTGGGCGCTGATGCGCCAGTCGGAGGAGTCGCTCAAGCGGCTGACCGACTTTCTGGCGCGGCTCGAGGTGCTGCCGGCCGGCGCCGCCAATCCGGCCACGGCGCCGAGGCTGGACGAGGCGTCCGCCGCGTTCGCCGAGCACATCCGCTCCGATGTCAACACCGCCGCCGCGCTCGGCGTCGTCTTCGATCTGGTCCGCGCGCTCAATTCGGCGATCGACGCCGGCGAGATGAAGAGCGGCGACGGCGATCTGGTGCGCGACGCCTTCGGCCGCTTCGACCGCGTGCTCGGCATCCTGTCGCTCCGCCACGCCGAAAACGAGCAGCCGCCGGTGCCGGTCGAGGAGATCGAGCGGCTCATCCAGGCCCGCAAGGCCGCCCGCGCCTCCCGCCGTTTCGCCGAAGCCGACAGCCTTCGCCTCGACCTCGACGCCCGCGGCATCGTGCTCGAGGACACGCCGTCGGGGACACGCTGGAAGCGAAAATGAAAGCCCCGGAGATCAAGACACCTCTTCCCGGGCCGAAGGCCAAAGCGATCATCGACCGGGACGCCGCGTTCGTGTCGCCGTCGTACACGCGCGACTATCCGCTCGTCATCGCGCGCGGCGAGGGCGCGATCGTCGAGGACGTCGACGGCAACACCTTCCTCGACTGCGCCGCCGGTATCGCGGTGAACTCGACCGGTGTCTCGCATCCCGAGGTGGTCAAGGCGATCTCGGAGCAGGCGGCGAAGTTCATCCACATGTCGGGGACGGACTTCTATTACGAGCCACAGGTCCGCCTCGCCGAGGAGCTGGCGGCGCTCGTGCCCATCGCCGGCGCCGTCCGAACTTTTTTCGGCAATTCCGGCACCGAAGCCACCGAAGCCGCGCTCAAGCTGTCGCGGTATCACACGCGGCGCCCGAACGTCATCGCCTTTCTCGGTTCCTTTCACGGCCGATCGCTCGGCGCGCTGGCCCTGACCTCGAGCAAATCGGTGCAGCGACGCGGTTTTGGTCCGCTGATGCCCGGTGTGTATCACGCGCCGTATCCCGATACCTATCGTTTCAACGGGAGTGCGGACGCGTGCGCGGAGGCGTCGCTGTCGTACGTGCGCGACCAGCTCCTCGTCCACCTCACCTCGCCTGACGAGGTCGCCGCGATCGTCGTCGAGCCGATCCAGGGGGAGGGCGGCTATCTCGTGCCGCCGCAGGCGTTTCTCCAGGGGCTCCGCGAGCTGACCGCCCAGCACGGGATCATGCTCGTGCTCGACGAGGTGCAATCGGGGATGGGCCGCACCGGGAAGATGTTTGCGGCCGAACACTTCGGCATCACGGGCGACATCGTCAACATCGCCAAGGGCATCGCGTCGGGTCTGCCGCTCGGCGTCACCTGTGCGAGGCGCGACGTGATGGACTGGCCGCCAGGCGCCCACGCGAGCACGTTTGGCGGCAATCCGGTGGCCTGCGCGGCGGCGCTGGTCACGATTCGGCTGCTTCGCGAGCAGTTCGTGCAGAACGCGGCGCTCGTCGGCGAGCACCTGATGAACGGCATCCGGGAGCTGGCCGGGAAGCACCCCCTGATCGGCGATGTGCGCGGCAAGGGGCTGATGATTGGCGTGGAACTCGTGCGGGACCGCCAGACGAAACAGCGGGCGATCGAGGAGCGCAACGCCCTCGTGCAGGCGATGTTCCGCCGCGGCGTGCTGATTCTCGGGGCCGGCCGCAACACCGTCCGCTTCGCGCCGCCGCTCGTGCTGACCAGGACGCAGGCGGACGCCGCGCTGCACGTCCTGGACGAAGCGCTCGCCGACGTCGCATCCCGTCCCCGACCCTGAGGGCGCTGGCGCAGCCCTTGCGAGCGGGCAGGGGCCATGACGCTCGAACGGCAGCAGCTCGGGATCATCGGCGAAGAACTGGCGGCGCGCGAGCTGATCGCGCGAGGGTACGTCATTCTTGAACGCCGCTACCGTACCGAGTGCGGCGAAATCGACATCGTGGCGCAGGACGGCGACACCCTCGTGTTCGTCGAAGTGCGCGCCAGGGCCACCGACGAGTTCGGCACGGCCGCCGAGAGCGTCACCCGCGCCAAGCAGCGCCGGTTGGCGCGTCTGGCGATCGACTATCTGGCGCGCCGGCAGGTCGCCGACCGTCCCTGTCGCTTCGACGTGGTCGCGATCGACGCGGCGTTGAGCGAGGCGCCGCAGATCACGGTGTATCCCGCGGCGTTCGAGGCCGCTGCACGCTGAGGCGCAGGGCGGCACGAGCGCAGTTTTCTTCTGCACGGCCAGGATTCAGGGTAAAGTTGGCGTTCACATGGCCGAAATGTTCGGTCGGTACCGGCTCGACGACCGTCTCGGGCAGGGTGGGATGGGAGTCGTGTACCGCGGCTGGGATCCCGTTCTGCAACGCGTCATCGCCTTGAAGATGGTGCTGGCCTCGAGCGAGATGGACCCTGACGTCCGCGAGCGCTTCTTCCGCGAGGCGCGCGCCGCTGCTCAGCTCACCCACAAGAACATCGTCACCGTCTACGACCTCGGGGAGCAGGAGGGGCGCCCCTTCCTCGCGATGGAGTTCCTCGACGGCGAGGACCTGCAGCGCCGGCTGGCCCGTCCAGAAAAGATGGGCTTCTGGCGCAAGGTCGACATCGCCATCGAGATGTGCCAGGGGATCGAGTTCGCCCACGCCCACGGCGTCATCCACCGCGATCTGAAACCCGCCAATATCTTCATCTCCAGCACCGGCGGCGTGAAGATTCTCGATTTCGGCCTCGCCCGCTTCATCTCGTCGCAGCTCACCCAGAGCAACATGATGATGGGCACGCTGAACTACATGTCGCCCGAGCAGGTGAGGGGCGAGCGCGCCGACCAGCAGTCCGACGTCTTCTCGATGGGTGTGGTGCTCTACGAGATGTTCGGCGGCCGGCGGGCGTTCGAAGGGGACTCGGCGGCCTCCACGCTCTACAAGATCCTGCAGGAAGTGCCCGAGCCGCTGTGGAAGATCGACGCGGCCGTCCCGCGCGAGCTGACGGCGATCATCGATCACGCGCTCGGCAAGCTGCGCGACGAGCGGTATCCCGACATGGCGAGCCTGCGCCACGACCTGGAAACGCTGCGCACCAATACGCACCTGACCGGTCCGTCGACGCCGTCGCCCCTGGCGACCGCGGTGCCGTCCGTTGCGTCCGCGCCGACGGTGCTGACGCCGCGACCCGACGCGACGCAGCGGATCGTGCCGACGGTGCCGCCATCGCTGCCGTCCGCGGTGACGCCGGCAGCCGCAGAGGCGCCATCGCGACAGGGGAGCACCGCCCGCGGCTTCCTGGTGGGCGCCACGGTCGGGGCGCTGGCGCTGGCCGTGTTCGTCCTCTGGAAGTCGAACCGCCAGCCGGAGAGCGCGCCTACCGTCACGCAGGCGCCCGCCACCAGCGTGGCGCCGACGAGCGTGCCGCCGACGAGCGTGCCGACGGCATCGGGTGCCGTAGTCATCCCCTCACCCCAGACGACGTCAGCACCCGAGCCTGCCACCAGAAGCGCCAACGCCGACAACTCGGCGGCACGGTCCGTCGAGGCGCGGAATGCGCCCGGACGGCAGTCGCGCCGCCACGACGCGCCGGAGGCCGGCGCACCGCCGGCCAGCGGGACGCGCAGCGTCCCCGCCAGTCCCGCCCCGCCCCCCTCGGCACCCGTCGACACGAGACCGGCCGCAGCCGCTGCGAGTCCGGCGCCCAGTACCCCCGTGCCCGTGCCGCCGGCGCCGACAGCCACCAGCCAGACGCCTCCGATCTCGTCGCCGCCCGCCACCATTCCGACGCCGCCGGCAACATCGACCGTCCCGCCAGCCCCGACGCCAGCCGCAGCGGCGACACCCGCTGGCCCCCCGGTGCTGAACGCCGAGCGTGCCGCTGACCTGCTGCGCCGCTATCGCGCGGCGCTCGAGGCCAGGAGCCTCGACCAGTTGAAGCGGATCTGGCCGTCGCTCGGCGGCAACGCCGAATCGGCGCTGCGGCAGCAGTTCGAACAGGCGGCGCGGATCTCGGTCGAATCGTCGGATCCGCAGGTGTCGGTGTCGGGATCGACGGGACGCATCGTATTCGTCCGCAACTACACCGTCGTGACGGTCGAGGGTAAACAGCTGCAGAGCACCGCCCAGGCGACGATGGACGTGCACCGATCCGGCGATGCCTGGGTCATCGACTCCATACGATTCGTGTCCCGTTGAATGAGTGATCAGGAGAATCCTGCATGAAGAAATGCTGCGTGATGTTGTGTGCCTGCCTGTTCGCTGCGGCCGCCCCCGCCGCGGCACAGAACCGTCCGGCGACGCTGTCGACGCTGTTCGAAGACATCTTCGGTCCCAACGGTCTGGTGGTGAGCAGCGACGACGTTCAGCTCGATGGCACCAACCACGCCGCCCACTTCAACAGCTCGTTCCAGTCGGATTTCCGCCTGATCAACATCGCGCTCACCAGTCAGCTCACCGCGGTGCCGCTGCCGTCGCCCGCCTCGGGCTTCACCTATCGCTTCGACGAATCGACCGGCACCTTCGTCCGCTCGACGAAAAGCTTCGGCCCGATTCTCAGCGACCGCGGCGACACCATCGGCAAGGGACAGATCGCCTTCGGCGCCAATGCCCAGTTCTTCTCGTTCGATCATCTCGACGGCACGTCGCTCAGCCAGGTGCCCGCCGTGTTCAGGCACGACAACTATCAGTCGACGCCCGGGCGGTCCGACGTCATCTTCACGGAGAACACGATTCAGGCCGACCTCACGCAGATGACCTGGGCGCTGACCTACGGGCTGACCGACCGCCTCGAGGTGTCGGCGGCTGTACCGCTCGTGCGCACGCACGTGTCGCTGCTGTCGAACGCGACCATCGAGCGGGTCGGCACTGGCACCAACCTCGGCGTTCACTATTTCTATGATCCGACGGCCCCCGACAATCACGGCACCGCGCGCCAGTACTTCGCCGAAGGCTCCGCCTCAGGGGTTGGCGACGTCCTGCTGCGCGCCAAGGGGACCGTCATCCGCAAATCGAGCCTCGCGGTCGCCGCGGGAGTCGACCTGCATCTGCCGTCGGGTGACGAGCAGAACCTGCTCGGTTCGGGCGCGTTCGGCGCCAGGCCGTTTGCGGCGTTGTCGGGGACGGTGGGCGCGCTGTCGCCCCACCTCAACGTCGGATACCAGTGGAACGGCAGCAGCGTGCTGGCCGGCGACGTGCGCCAGAACATCAGCGCCGACCTGCCGGACCAGTTTCAGTTCGCCGCCGGCACCGAGGTCACGGTGAATCCGAAACTGACCGTCATCTTCGACGTCCTCGGCCAGGAGTTCCTCAACTCGCCGCGATTGACCACCTTCCAGTTCGTGGCGCAGGGTCCGTTCGGCAGCGTCCCGCTTCAGGACCTCGGCTTCACGACCGACAGCTTCTGGGCCACCAGCGGCTCGATCGGCCTCAAGGCCAACCTGGCGCGGCGGCTGCTGCTCAACTTCAATCTGCGGTTTGCGACGAACCACGCCGGCTTGACCGACCGGCTGACGCCGCTGGTCGGCATGGAGTACGCATTCTGATTGCGAGCAGCGCGCGCTCGTCACCGAGCGGCGTCTGAAAGACTCGACGCCTACGGTATCGGAGTCGGCTTCGTGCTCGCGGACTGGACGTGGAACACGCCGCGGAGGAACCGGCTGAAGACGTTCCGGCGCCGTGGGGCCTCGACTTCATCGGGTGTCGCGTCAATCGCCGTCGGCGGCTCCTGCAGCGCCGCGAGTTCCACCGGCCGCCGCAGCCGCGGCGCGCGGACCCGTGCCGGCGGGGTCGTGGCGGTCAGGCGCGCATCGACCAGGATCGGACGTGAGCCGATGCCCTTCGGCGTTGCCGCGTCGTTCAGGAGGCTGCGGCTCGGAAGCGGCCGCGAGAGGATCATCAGGGTGATGAAGTAGGCCGAAGACGCGGCGGCCACGATCGCCAACCGCACCATCTCGCCCCGGTGCCGTCGAGGCAAGTCCGAGAACGTCACCGACGGGCGAGGCCCCTCGGTGCACGATGCCGCCGTCATCCAGCCCCGTGCCTGGTCCGACATGCGGGGCCTGTCAATTCACGAAGCGCGCCAGCCTGGCGCACACACCGTCGCCGGGCGAAGTGCGCGCCGCGAAAGTGGTTTGCCGCCGGCGGTTGCGGGGATTTCCCGATCGTGTGCGGCTCGAAATCATCCGGGGCCGGCACTTCTTACGCAGGATCGATCCTGTCAGGCGGATCACGCTTTTGCCGCGGCCCCTGGGGGCAGGTGGCGCTGCAGCGCCGCCAGCGCGCCGAACACCACCAGCATGGCGACGGCGGTGAGGAGGAAGAACGCGAACGGGCCGCCGCGATCGAGCGCCGCCGTGCCGGCATAGGAGCTGAGCACCGCGCCGATGCGCCCGATCGAGAGCGCCGCGCCGAGGCCGGTCGCGCGCATCGGCGTCGGATAGACGTGCGTGGCCAGCGCATAGAGCGTCGTCTGTACGGCGTTGGTGAACGCGCCGACCAGCGCAATTGTCGCGACGATCGAGAGTGTCGACCGCGCCGGCGTGATCGGCAGCCAGCCGGCGACGATCGCTGACACTGTCGCGGCCGCTGCGAGCCCGAGCATCACCCGCTTCGAACCGAACCGCGGAAATGCCAGCGCGCCTCCCAGCGCGCCGGCCACACCGGCGAGGTTGTTGGCGGTCAGTCCGGTCCCCGCGACGGCCGCCGGCAACCCGGCGCCGGTCAGCATCGCCGGGATCCAGTTGAAGCCGAGGTACACCGACAGCAGACACGCGAAGAACGCCGCCCACAGCAGCACCGTGTCGCGGCGGTAGTCGGGCGAGAGCAGCGCGCGAACGCCGCCGCCGGCGTTGCGCTCGCGGCGATCGACGATCGTCTGTCCGGGTCCGACGCGGTGTCCCATGCGCGCGACGAGCGCGTGGAGTTCGCCGGCTCGGTCGGGATGCTGGGCCAGGTAGCGAGGCGATTCGGGGAGCGTCCACGCCAGGAGCAGCGCGAGCGCGATCGGGATCCCTCCGACGATCTGGAAGAATCCGCGCCAGCCGACGGTCGGGAGCATGTGCACGGCGAGCAGCGCCGCGACCGTCCCGCCAAGCGGGACGCAGACGATCGCCAGGGTGACGGCGATCGTCCGCCGCTGCCGCGGCACGAACTCGGCCGCGAGGGCGCCGGCGTTGGGAAGCGCACCGCCCAGGCCGAGGCCGGCGATGAACCTGAGCAGGGCGAGGGCCGGTACCGTCGCGGCGAATCCGACCGATGCGGTCGCGACACCAAAGACGAGGACACTGACGAGGAGCGCGCGCTTGCGTCCGCTGCGGTCGCCGAACACGCCGGCCACGCCCCCGCCGAGAATCATCCCGAAGAGGCCTGCGGCCAGCGCCGGCGCAAACGCGGCGCGCGGCAGCTGCCACTCGCGCATGATGACCGGCAGCGAGGCACCGAGCAGCTGGTTGTCGGCGCCGTCGAAGATGACGGTGATCGCCGTGAGCGCGACCAGCAGCCGCTGATATCCGGAGAACGCGCCGCCGTCGAGCAGCTCGCCGATGTCGACGGCGGAATCGTGCGATGCGCTCGGCGGAGTCGTCACGCGGCGGCGCGATTATAGGCGATCGGGCGCGATCCCCGCCGGTGCCCGCGCGCGGTTACTGAGGTGGTCGGGGCGCTTCCTGCGGAAACACGTAGGTGATGGTGACGGCACCGGCCTGGAGCTTGGCATCGGCGCGGCCGCCGTGCATCCGCGCCACGTGTGCGGCGGCAGCCAGCAGGATCCCCGCGGCGGGGGCGCGCCGGAACTCGTCGTCGCGGTTCTCGAAGCCGTGCTCGGTAAACCCCGCCGGCAGCGACAGGTTCGTGCAGGAAATGTCGACGATCAACGCCGGCCGGATCCTGACGGCGCGCAGGCTCACGGTGATCCGCGGCCCGCCTTCGTCGAAGCTGTCCTGCGAGCCGTGTACGCAGGCGAGATCGAGCAGCGCGTCGACCGTACCGGCGACGCCCTGTACGACGAGCGCGCGTTCGCCGGCGACGGTGAACGTGGAATCTTCGGCGGCGACGGCGCAGTCGGCGCCGTTCAGGCGCGCCACCCGCACGCAGGCCGTGCGCACCGCTGTGGCGAGATCGCCGGCGTTGACCGCCAGCCGCTGCGGCTCGCCGTCACGCGCGGCGATCGAGATGGCGCGCGCGAGCCTCGCGACGCGCTGCAGTTCGGCCTGCACGGAGCGATCGACGAGATCGGGCGAGACGCCGTGTGTCCTGGAAATCGCGCTGTGCGCCACGGCCGCTTCGATCCGGCTGGCGATGAGGTCCACCGCCGCGGCCGACGGCCGCTCCGGCGTTGGCCGCGCCGCGTCGAGCAACTCGTCGCTGAGCGTGGTGCGCGCCGCCGGCAGCGTACGCGCCGGGGACGGCGCCCGATCGGTCGGCGTGGACATCAATTCCTCCACATAGTGCTTGTCGTGCCGCATGCGGAAGCTCGGAGGCAGTCCCTCACGGCGAACCCGGGGTTGTGGCTCTTCTTCCGGATAGTCGCTCGCTTCGAGCGTGTCGGGCACCGGCATCTGCGGGCCGACGTCGAGAAAGTCCGGGGTCTCTGCACCAAACGAGTCGTTCACTCGCGATCCTCCGAAGCCGTGTCGATGTGGAACCGCACGAAGGATATCAGAACGTGCAGAAATGTGAAGCGTCGCGTAACCGTGTGCGACGAGGTCGCTTGCGTCCGGCGGGTGATTGCTGCAGACTGCGGCGCCAGCGGAGGAGCAGCATGCCTGGACGCCTTGATTTCGACGTCGACTTCGGCCCGAACGCGCGCCGCCGTGACGACGCCGCGCCGATGCGGCTGCTCGTCGTCGGCGACTTCAGCGGCACGTCCGGCGAGCAGCGCGGGACGTTTGGCGGCCGCGCCACCCACCGCATCGACGTCGACACCTTTGACGCCGTCATGCGCCGGATCGGGCCGCGCGTCGCGCTCGCCGACGTGGAGATCCGTTTCGAGCAGGTCGACGATTTTCATCCCGATCGCCTGTATGCGCGGCTCGATCGCTTCAAGCGCCTGCGGGACACGCGCGCGACAACTCCGCCTGTGCCGGGCGGCGATCAGCTCGCGCGGCTGCTCGGTACCTCGCCAACGCCTCCGGCCGCCGCCGCCAGTGGTATCGATGCACTAATCCGCGACGCCGTCGCGCCGCACGTCGTCAAGGACACGTCCGCCGCGACGGTTGCGCACCGGCAGGCGGTTGACGGGGCCATCGCCGAGGAGATGCGGGGCCTGCTGCACGCGCCGGCGTTCCAGGCGCTGGAAGCGGCGTGGCGAGGTGTGCGATGGCTCGTCACGAGCCTGGAGCTCGACGACAGCCTCGAGGTGCATCTGCTGGACGCCACACGCGACGAGCTCCTCGCCGACATCGTCGGATCCGGCGGCGACCTGGCGAAGACCGGTCTCCACGAGATCGCGGTGAATCGACCGCGCGCCAGCGTGGACGGGAGGCGATGGACGGCGCTCGTCGGGTTGTTTCGATTCGGCGCGTCTACGGCCGACGTCGGGCTGCTTGCCGCGCTCGGAGTCGTGGCTGCGCGCGGCGGCGCCGCATTTCTGGGGGATGCCGATCCGCGGCTCGGGCTGGATCCGGCGGGCGTGCCGGCGGAGTGGACGGCGCTTCGGCGGACGGCGACGGCCCGGTCGATCGCGATGGCGGCGCCGAGGGTTCTGTTGC belongs to Vicinamibacterales bacterium and includes:
- a CDS encoding MFS transporter, whose protein sequence is MTTPPSASHDSAVDIGELLDGGAFSGYQRLLVALTAITVIFDGADNQLLGASLPVIMREWQLPRAAFAPALAAGLFGMILGGGVAGVFGDRSGRKRALLVSVLVFGVATASVGFAATVPALALLRFIAGLGLGGALPNAGALAAEFVPRQRRTIAVTLAIVCVPLGGTVAALLAVHMLPTVGWRGFFQIVGGIPIALALLLAWTLPESPRYLAQHPDRAGELHALVARMGHRVGPGQTIVDRRERNAGGGVRALLSPDYRRDTVLLWAAFFACLLSVYLGFNWIPAMLTGAGLPAAVAGTGLTANNLAGVAGALGGALAFPRFGSKRVMLGLAAAATVSAIVAGWLPITPARSTLSIVATIALVGAFTNAVQTTLYALATHVYPTPMRATGLGAALSIGRIGAVLSSYAGTAALDRGGPFAFFLLTAVAMLVVFGALAALQRHLPPGAAAKA
- a CDS encoding type VI secretion system contractile sheath large subunit, which translates into the protein MPGRLDFDVDFGPNARRRDDAAPMRLLVVGDFSGTSGEQRGTFGGRATHRIDVDTFDAVMRRIGPRVALADVEIRFEQVDDFHPDRLYARLDRFKRLRDTRATTPPVPGGDQLARLLGTSPTPPAAAASGIDALIRDAVAPHVVKDTSAATVAHRQAVDGAIAEEMRGLLHAPAFQALEAAWRGVRWLVTSLELDDSLEVHLLDATRDELLADIVGSGGDLAKTGLHEIAVNRPRASVDGRRWTALVGLFRFGASTADVGLLAALGVVAARGGAAFLGDADPRLGLDPAGVPAEWTALRRTATARSIAMAAPRVLLRMPYGRTSDPIEAFGFEEFDAAPKTEQLLWASASLATALVVGRAFLARGWEMEPGDERDIDDLPAYVFEHDGERRLQPCAEVVLSERNVDAFVEAGLIPIAARLDRNGVVVVRFQSLADPPAPLAW